AGCAATTGGACCAACTAGGTCGTTGTCGTTTTATGGATCGTGAAGAATTTGCTCAAGAAGCAGATTACCTAAAAGGCAAGAAAGTCGTCATCGTTGGCTGTGGAGCTCAAGGTCTTAACCAAGGTCTAAATATGCGTGACTCTGGTCTTGATGTAGCTTATGCACTTCGTCAAGCGGCAATCGACGAGCAACGTCAGTCATTTAAAAACGCTAAAGACAACGGTTTTGAGGTTGGTAGCTATGAGAACCTTATCCCTCAAGCTGATCTTGTGGTTAACCTAACTCCAGACAAGCAGCATACTAACGTTGTTGAAACGGTAATGCCTTTAATGAAACAAGGCGCAGCACTGGGTTATTCACACGGCTTCAATGTGGTTGAAGAAGGTATGCAAATTCGCTCTGACTTGACAGTAGTGATGGTTGCTCCTAAATGTCCAGGTACTGAAGTTCGCGAAGAGTATAAGCGTGGCTTTGGTGTACCAACACTGGTTGCGGTTCACCCAGAGAACGACCCTAAAGGTGAAGGTTGGGATATCGCTAAAGCATGGGCAGCGGCAACAGGTGGTCACCGCGCTGGTTGCCTAGAGTCTTCATTTGTTGCTGAGGTTAAGTCTGACTTAATGGGCGAACAGACCATTCTTTGCGGTATGCTGCAAGCGGGTTCAATTGTTTGTTATGAAAAGATGATTGCTGACGGTATCGAACCAGGTTATGCCGGTAAACTGCTTCAGTATGGTTGGGAAACGATCACAGAAGCACTGAAGTTTGGTGGTATCACTCATATGATGGACCGTCTATCAAACCCAGCTAAAGTGAAAGCGTTTGAGCTTTCTGAAGAGCTTAAAGAGCTAATGCGTCCACTTTACAACAAGCATATGGATGACATTATCACAGGTCACTTCTCTAGCACTATGATGGCTGACTGGGCGAATGACGATGTTAACCTATTAGGCTGGCGTGCAGAAACTGGTGAAACAGCTTTTGAAAACTACCCAGAGTCAAGCATTGAAATCTCTGAACAAGAGTACTTCGACAACGGTATTCTAATGGTGGCGATGGTGCGTGCAGGGGTTGAACTTGCATTTGAAGCAATGACAGCATCGGGCATTATTGATGAATCAGCATACTACGAGTCACTGCATGAGCTGCCATTGATTGCAAACACAATCGCACGTAAGCGCCTCTATGAGATGAACGTGGTTATCTCGGATACCGCTGAATATGGTAACTACCTGTTTGCAAACGTGGCAACACCACTACTACGTGAGAAGTTTATGCCATCAGTCGCGACAGATGTTATCGGTAAGGGTCTCGGTGAAACGTCAAACCAAGTAGATAACGCGACACTTATCGCTGTTAACGAAACGATTCGTAACCACCCTGTTGAGTATATCGGTGAAGAGTTACGCGGTTATATGACGGATATGAAGCGTATCGCTGTAGGCGGTTAATCGCGAGTCATAAGCTAAAACGAATAACGGCTTGCCAATCGGCAAGCCGTTATTTTTTTGTTCTGCTGACGGGATTATTTATCCGCTAGCTTCTGCTCTAACTCAGCCAGTTTTTGTTCCATCTCTGTCAGTTTTTGACGCGTGCGCAATAGTACTTGAGTCTGAACATCAAACTCCTCTCTGCTCACCACATCCAGTTTATTGAGCTGACCTTGAATGACTTGTCGTACTTTTTGATCAACATCTGCGCCCAGTTCTTTGACTGGTTGAGGCATCGAGTCATGAATTTGTTTCGCTATCTGTTCAAGTTTTTTTGGATCAAACATATCTAATAACTCCTTAAGTGTTATCTCTTATTCTATGTAATCCGTTGTCGAATGTCGTTATTTTGACTAATAAAAAAGGCCACAATGTGGCCTTTTCTTAATCGTATCACGCTATGTGGTTAGCGGTGTTCCTTGCACGCTGCCGATGCTGCGTCAACACGAGCGATCTTTTCCAGGTCTTTATCTTCAACAAACACCGGAAGAGGCTTGTGTCGTTCTGCTAGGTAGGTATAGATAACCGGCAGTACAAACAGAGTAAACAGAGTACCAATCGCGAGACCGGCAACGATGACGATACCGATACTGAAACGTTGAGCTGCACCTGCGCCCGTGGCATACATCAGTGGAACCAGACCAGCAATCATTGCCGCAGTGGTCATCAAAATCGGACGTAGACGAACTTTTGCCGCTTCCATTACCGCTGCCATCCGGTCTTTGTTATGGTGAAGTTGTTCTTCTTTTGCTACCTCACAGATAAGAATACCGTGCTTGGTGATCAGACCTACGAGGGTAATCAAACCAACTTGAGAGTAGATGTTCATCGAAGCTGCGCCCCATGCTAACGCGATAAGCGCACCACAGATAGCAAGAGGTACCGAAACCATGATAACAAATGGGTCTTTGACCGACTCAAACTGAATCGCCAGAACTAAGAAGATGATAGCCAGTGCTAAACCGAACGTGGCGTATAATGCGCTACCTTCAGTCACGTACTGACGAGCTTCACCCATGTAGTCATGGTTGTAGCCGCTCGGCAGTTTGTTGCTTGCGGTTTGCTCGAACCAAGCAATCGCATCACCCATAGCAACCCCAGGAGAAGGCACTGCGCCAACAGTGGCAGAGTTTAACTGGTTGAAGTGAGGCAGAGATCTTGGCTCAGCCACAACATCAATGGTGATTAAACTACCTAATGGGATCGCTTGACCATTGGAAGAGCGTACGAAGTAGGTGTTCATTGACTCAGGGTTTAAGCGATACTTACGCTCAACTTGAGGAATCACTTCGTAAGAACGACCATTTAGGTCGATACGGTTTACATAACCATCCGCCATCATGGTACCTAGCGTGATACCAATATCTTGCATAGTTACGCCATACGCACCCGCCATATCTTTGTCGATATCGATTTTCATCGTTGCTGAGTCGTAGTTTAGATCCAGCGTTGAATAGACAAATTGCGCATTTTTCTGTACATCAGACCAAATATCAGTCGCAATAGTAAACAAGCTTTCGAAGCTGTTTGGCGTGGTAATAACAAACTGAATTGGTAGACCAGAACCGGCTCCTGGAAGTTCTGGCATTTGGAACGCAGTCACCGACATTCCTGGAACCTCTGAAACAAGGGCACCAACGCGATTTGCTACTTCCGCCTGACTGCTTTCACGTTGACTCCATGGAACCATTGACGCGATACCGAAGGCTTGGTTCGAGTTTGGCACACCAGTAAACACCTGAGCAAAGGCAACTTCCGGTTGATCAGACAGGATTTTGTTTACGTCATTCATGGTGTTTTGCAGATAATCAAGGTTGGCATTGGAAGGACCCGTGCCCATCAACATGACTACCCCTTTATCCTCTGACGGTGCAAGTTCACTTGGAATAAACTTGAACAACAAAGGTAGGGTTGCAAATACGATAACCGCAAACGCAATGATAACAGGGCGGTGCTGCATTACAGCGCCTAGCATACGTTCATAACGGTTAGTCATACCATCAAGGATATGGTGTACTTTTTGCTCGAATCGGCTTGGGGTTTCATTCGCTTTCAATAGCTTAGAACACATCATAGGAGATAGTGTTAATGCCACGATACCAGAAACAAATACCGCACCTGCTAGAGTTAATGCGAACTCTTTAAATAGCGATCCGGTAATACCGCCCATTAACGCGATTGGCGCATATACTGCACCCAGCGTTAACGTCATTGCGATAACGGGAACCGCAATTTCTCGGGTACCAATAATCGCGGCACGGAACGGTGATTCCCCCAGTTTGATATGGCGGTCGACGTTTTCTAGTACAACGATCGCATCATCTACTACCAGACCAATGGCTAATACCATGGCAAGTAGTGTCATTAAGTTCCAAGAAAACCCAATCGCTTGCATCACCATTGCTACACCAATTAGCGACAGTGGGATGGTAACGATAGGGATCAGTACGGCGCGGAATGAACCCAAGAACAGGGTGATCACGATAAGTACGATTAATGCCGCTTCCAGAATGGTTTTAATAACTTCTTGAATTGACTCATTAATCGCTACCGTTGAGTCATACATCACGTTCATTTTGATGGTGCTTGGCAAGTTCTTCTCTAATTGAGGAAGAAGTGCTAGCACATCAGCGGCGATGTTAATTGGGTTAGCACTTGGCGCTGCGTTGATAGCGGCAACCACGGCTTCTTGACCGTTAGCACTGGCACGATATACGTCGTGGCTTTTCGCGAGTGTCACTTTAGCGATGTCACCAAGGCGAATGACTTCACCATCGTTCTCTTTGACGACGAGATTGCTTAGTTCAGTCGTGTTAGTGACCTGAGTAGCAGCACTGCCGTTATATAGAACGAATTCGCCAGTTGCCTGACCGGTTGCCGATTGATAGTTGTTGGCGTTCAACACGCTCATAATATCAGTCGCGGTGAGTTTCAGTGCCGCCATTTTCAGTGGGTCGAGCCAGACACGAAGTGCGTATTTCACACCACCGTACATATCAACCTTAGACACACCGTTAACGGTAAATAACTGAGGGTTAATTACGCGATCAAGATAGTCAGTAATTTGGCTAGAGTTCAACACATCACTGGTAAAACCAATATACAGAACCGCGGTTGTCGAACCGGTTGACATGGTTACTGTTGGATCTTCCGCTTCACTTGGAAGTTGAGAACGAACCGAGTTGGTTTTCGCCAAAATATCAGAGAGTGCAGCGTTAGGATCGGTATTCAACTTCATATTAACAGTGATGGTGGATTGACCAAGCACTGACTGGGAAGTCATATAATCGATGTTATCTGCCTGTGCCACTGCTTGTTCCAGTGGTTGGGTAATAAAGCCCTGTATCAGGTCTGCACTAGCACCGTAGTAGCTAGTGGTTACTGTGACAACGGTGTTCGTCATCTCTGGATATTCACGTACCTGCATTTTGAAGACAGCTTGTAGACCAAGCAGTGCAATCAAAAAGCTAATGGATATCGCAAGAACAGGACGTTTTATGAAAATATCAGTAAAACGCATTTTGCCTCCATCTACAGCATCGGTGTTTCAGCAGGTGGGACAGTTGCATCACTTTCCACTACTTTCACTTTTACATCGTTACTCAGTCGTACTTGACCAGAAGTAACCACCATATCACCTGCTTTGACACCCTCAAGGATGTGTGCGATGTCAGCAGTACGCTCACCGACAGTAACCACTTGTTGTTTCACTCGCTTAACACCGTCCGCTTCCTCAACGATGTAAACATTGTCACCGTATAGAGTGAAGGTAATCGCGGTTTGCGGCAGCGTAACCTGATTTTCTAACTTGGGCAGGATGATGTTAGCACGTGCGAACATGCCACTACGCAGCTTGCCATCGTTGTTAGGAATATCGGCTTGAACTTGAACAAGACCACTTTGCACACTCACGGCAGGTTCAATAGCACTAATTGAACCTTTGAAAGTTTGCTCTGGGTATGCATCGACAAAAATATCGACGGCTTGACCAATGGAGATCTTTGAGTAGTCGTTTTGTGGCACGGTGAAACGCAGTTTCATCACGCTCGTGTCTTCTAGTCGCACGATGGCGTCGCTTGGTTGTAGGTATTGACCTAGGAACACGTTACGAATACCCACAACACCAGCAAATGGCGCTTTGATTTCACGACGAGAGATAGAAGCTTTCAGACTCTCAATATCCGCCGCTAGAGAGAAGTAGCTCGCTTCTGCTTCATCATAGGCTTCTTTAGAGATAGACCCTTTCTTGAAAAGACCTTGGTATCTTAAATACTTAGCTTTTGCTGCGGGCAGTCTCGCTTCGGCACTCTTTAGGTTGGCTTTTTCTACATCGGAGTCTAGAGACACGAGAAGTTGTTCTGCTTCAACGTTTGAGCCAGAATTGAAAGAGATTTTGTCGATAATACCGCTTGTTTCAGAGCTAAGCGTAATGCCCTGGTTTGGTTCAACAAAACCGATGGCTTCAATAACCGGCACCCAATCCACAGCGTCCACAGTGGTGACTGTCACAGGGAATTCAGGTTCAGGTCGATTAGCCATATACTCGGCAATCTTCTGTTGTTTGAAGAGATTGAAACCTATCACACTACCAAACAGTAGTATTGCAATAAGTAACATAAAAAATGTCCACTTTTTCATTCTGATTAGAACTCCAATTTAGTGTTTTATAATAGCATCCCAACTGGCTTCGATAGCGGCCTCAAGAGCGTTATCTTCCAGCTGATAAATACCTAGAATATGTTTTCGAGCCAGTGAAACACTCACTTCCAAACTTAATCCAGACAAAATTTCGTTATCGAGATCTTTGAAGACCCCTTGTTTTTTCCCCTCTGTAAACAAACCATCCACCATTGCGAACATTTTTCGCTCATGCTGCCGTGCTTTTTGGTTGTCTTGCAGTGGGATCGAGTCGTACTGCACTCGAGCTTTCAATGAATCAATGTTAGAGGCGGCAATACACCAAATGTTCAACCACATCGTCCTATATTGCTGTTTCAATGGCTGTTTCGTATCTACGTTTTTTTGAATAGCGTCTGCCATTTGCGACATTACGTAATAGCGAAGCTCTTCTAGTAGATGATCTTTGTCATTGAAGTAACGATAAATAGTCCCTGTAGCCACCCCCGCTTCTTGAGCGAGTTTCTGCATTGACACACCTTGAATACCAACAGAAGCCACCGTTTTTTTAGTGGCTTCAAGTATTTGTAATCGTTTATCCGTCGTGTTCATTGTTGTCACTAATTAATTACTCAATAATGAATGAACGTTCATTCATTATAATCGATACATGGTGAGACTACGCAACATATTTTTATACTTTAATTTTGTCTTAACAGACTAAATTCTGTAGGGCGTCGCCTCTGCTTTGCTGCTTATCAATAAAAATGTTTATGTGAAATAGCCATTGTGAAATAGCAATGTCTGTCGCGTCAGTCTATTATGTGCCCGTTACATTACCTCCGTCATTAAAGTCACGAATGAGCATCTGATGAAGCTAAATCCACAGCAAGATTCCGCAGTTAAATTTGTCTCTGGTCCCTGTTTAGTACTCGCGGGAGCCGGTTCAGGTAAAACCAGAGTAATCACTAATAAGATAGCCTATTTGGTGCAAAGCTGTGGTTACAAAGCGAGAAATATAGCCGCCGTAACCTTTACCAACAAAGCGGCACGCGAGATGAAAGAGCGTGTGGGCCAGACGTTAAGCAAAGGGGAATCGAAGGGTTTGATGGTATCGACCTTTCATACTCTTGGGCTCAATATCATTCGCAGAGAGTATAAAGCGTTAGGATTGAAAGCCGGCTTTTCTCTGTTTGATGACCAAGATCAGATGGCATTACTCAAAGAGCTAACAGAGAAACAGATCGACGGTGATAAAGACTTGCTGCGCATGTTGCTGTCGAGTATTTCTAATTGGAAGAATGACATGCTGTCCCCGCAACAAGTAAAGGGGATCGCCCGTTCTGAGCAAGAGCAGCTGTTTGCTTTTTGTTATGAAATGTATCAGGGGCAGATGAAAGCTTACAACGCATTAGACTTTGATGATCTGATTGCGTTACCGGTATTACTGCTGAAAACGGACCAAGAAGTTCGCCAGCGTTGGCAAAAGCGCATTCAATACCTGTTAGTGGATGAGTACCAAGACACTAACACTAGCCAATATGAATTGGTGAAACTGCTGGTCGGTGAGCGTTCACGCTTTACCGTCGTCGGTGATGACGATCAATCAATCTACTCATGGCGTGGCGCAAAACCTCAAAACTTGGTGCTGCTTAATCAAGACTTTCCAGCGCTTAAGGTGGTTAAGCTAGAGCAGAACTACCGCTCTACTTCTCGTATCTTGAGAGCCGCTAATATTCTCATCGCCAACAACCCTCATGTCTTTGAAAAATCGCTGTTCTCTGAACTGCCTGATGGTGAGAAGTTAAAAGTGCTGCGTGCCAAAGACGAAGATCATGAAGCTGAGCGAATCACGGGGGAATTGATTGCGCATCGTTTCGTCAACGGCACGCAATATCGTGATTATGCGGTGTTATATAGAGGCAACCACCAATCGAGGTTAATCGAGAAGGCTCTGATGCAAAACCGAGTCCCTTACAAGATCTCTGGTGGTACCTCATTTTTCGCTAGAGCGGAGATCAAAGACATCATGGCTTACTTGCGGGTTTTGGTGAATCCAGACGATGACAATGCTTTTTTACGTATCGTTAATACTCCACGACGTGAGATTGGTCCTGTCACACTTGAGAAGTTAGGCACCTACGCCAATATGCGCGGCAAGAGCTTATTTGAAGCGAGCTTTGAGTTAGGCTTGGAGCAGCACTTGTCAGGACGTGGCTTGGAGAACCTGAGACGTTTCACGCAGTGGATTGTTGCGATTGCTGATAATGCAGAGCGGGGTAACACCGTAGACGCGGTGCGCGCTCTGGTTCGAGATATTAACTACGAGGACTGGTTGTACGAGACGTCATCGAGTGGCAAAGCTGCAGAGATGCGCATGAAAAATGTCTCTGATCTCTATTCATGGATTGTTGCTGATTTAGAGGGCGACAACTATGACAAGGAAGAGAAAACGCTAAAAGAGGTGGTTCAGCGCCTAACACTGCGAGACATGATGGAGCGCGGTGAAGAGAATGATGATAGTGATGCAGTTCAATTGATGACACTGCATGCCTCTAAAGGCTTGGAGTTTCCGTATGTGTATTTAATGGGGACGGAAGAGGGCATATTGCCCCATCAAACAAGTATTGATGAAGATAATGTAGAAGAAGAACGTCGTTTAATGTACGTAGGCATCACTCGTGCGCAGAAAGAGTTGACCTTTACTATGTGCAAAGAGAGGCGTCAGTACGGCGAACTCATTAAGCCACAACAGAGTCGCTTTCTGGATGAGCTGCCTCATGAAGATGTTGAGTGGGAGATGGTGAAAAAGC
This genomic interval from Vibrio hippocampi contains the following:
- the ilvC gene encoding ketol-acid reductoisomerase, yielding MANYFNTLNLREQLDQLGRCRFMDREEFAQEADYLKGKKVVIVGCGAQGLNQGLNMRDSGLDVAYALRQAAIDEQRQSFKNAKDNGFEVGSYENLIPQADLVVNLTPDKQHTNVVETVMPLMKQGAALGYSHGFNVVEEGMQIRSDLTVVMVAPKCPGTEVREEYKRGFGVPTLVAVHPENDPKGEGWDIAKAWAAATGGHRAGCLESSFVAEVKSDLMGEQTILCGMLQAGSIVCYEKMIADGIEPGYAGKLLQYGWETITEALKFGGITHMMDRLSNPAKVKAFELSEELKELMRPLYNKHMDDIITGHFSSTMMADWANDDVNLLGWRAETGETAFENYPESSIEISEQEYFDNGILMVAMVRAGVELAFEAMTASGIIDESAYYESLHELPLIANTIARKRLYEMNVVISDTAEYGNYLFANVATPLLREKFMPSVATDVIGKGLGETSNQVDNATLIAVNETIRNHPVEYIGEELRGYMTDMKRIAVGG
- the ubiK gene encoding ubiquinone biosynthesis accessory factor UbiK, whose protein sequence is MFDPKKLEQIAKQIHDSMPQPVKELGADVDQKVRQVIQGQLNKLDVVSREEFDVQTQVLLRTRQKLTEMEQKLAELEQKLADK
- a CDS encoding multidrug efflux RND transporter permease subunit, translated to MRFTDIFIKRPVLAISISFLIALLGLQAVFKMQVREYPEMTNTVVTVTTSYYGASADLIQGFITQPLEQAVAQADNIDYMTSQSVLGQSTITVNMKLNTDPNAALSDILAKTNSVRSQLPSEAEDPTVTMSTGSTTAVLYIGFTSDVLNSSQITDYLDRVINPQLFTVNGVSKVDMYGGVKYALRVWLDPLKMAALKLTATDIMSVLNANNYQSATGQATGEFVLYNGSAATQVTNTTELSNLVVKENDGEVIRLGDIAKVTLAKSHDVYRASANGQEAVVAAINAAPSANPINIAADVLALLPQLEKNLPSTIKMNVMYDSTVAINESIQEVIKTILEAALIVLIVITLFLGSFRAVLIPIVTIPLSLIGVAMVMQAIGFSWNLMTLLAMVLAIGLVVDDAIVVLENVDRHIKLGESPFRAAIIGTREIAVPVIAMTLTLGAVYAPIALMGGITGSLFKEFALTLAGAVFVSGIVALTLSPMMCSKLLKANETPSRFEQKVHHILDGMTNRYERMLGAVMQHRPVIIAFAVIVFATLPLLFKFIPSELAPSEDKGVVMLMGTGPSNANLDYLQNTMNDVNKILSDQPEVAFAQVFTGVPNSNQAFGIASMVPWSQRESSQAEVANRVGALVSEVPGMSVTAFQMPELPGAGSGLPIQFVITTPNSFESLFTIATDIWSDVQKNAQFVYSTLDLNYDSATMKIDIDKDMAGAYGVTMQDIGITLGTMMADGYVNRIDLNGRSYEVIPQVERKYRLNPESMNTYFVRSSNGQAIPLGSLITIDVVAEPRSLPHFNQLNSATVGAVPSPGVAMGDAIAWFEQTASNKLPSGYNHDYMGEARQYVTEGSALYATFGLALAIIFLVLAIQFESVKDPFVIMVSVPLAICGALIALAWGAASMNIYSQVGLITLVGLITKHGILICEVAKEEQLHHNKDRMAAVMEAAKVRLRPILMTTAAMIAGLVPLMYATGAGAAQRFSIGIVIVAGLAIGTLFTLFVLPVIYTYLAERHKPLPVFVEDKDLEKIARVDAASAACKEHR
- a CDS encoding efflux RND transporter periplasmic adaptor subunit; the encoded protein is MKKWTFFMLLIAILLFGSVIGFNLFKQQKIAEYMANRPEPEFPVTVTTVDAVDWVPVIEAIGFVEPNQGITLSSETSGIIDKISFNSGSNVEAEQLLVSLDSDVEKANLKSAEARLPAAKAKYLRYQGLFKKGSISKEAYDEAEASYFSLAADIESLKASISRREIKAPFAGVVGIRNVFLGQYLQPSDAIVRLEDTSVMKLRFTVPQNDYSKISIGQAVDIFVDAYPEQTFKGSISAIEPAVSVQSGLVQVQADIPNNDGKLRSGMFARANIILPKLENQVTLPQTAITFTLYGDNVYIVEEADGVKRVKQQVVTVGERTADIAHILEGVKAGDMVVTSGQVRLSNDVKVKVVESDATVPPAETPML
- a CDS encoding TetR/AcrR family transcriptional regulator; this translates as MTTMNTTDKRLQILEATKKTVASVGIQGVSMQKLAQEAGVATGTIYRYFNDKDHLLEELRYYVMSQMADAIQKNVDTKQPLKQQYRTMWLNIWCIAASNIDSLKARVQYDSIPLQDNQKARQHERKMFAMVDGLFTEGKKQGVFKDLDNEILSGLSLEVSVSLARKHILGIYQLEDNALEAAIEASWDAIIKH
- the rep gene encoding DNA helicase Rep, giving the protein MKLNPQQDSAVKFVSGPCLVLAGAGSGKTRVITNKIAYLVQSCGYKARNIAAVTFTNKAAREMKERVGQTLSKGESKGLMVSTFHTLGLNIIRREYKALGLKAGFSLFDDQDQMALLKELTEKQIDGDKDLLRMLLSSISNWKNDMLSPQQVKGIARSEQEQLFAFCYEMYQGQMKAYNALDFDDLIALPVLLLKTDQEVRQRWQKRIQYLLVDEYQDTNTSQYELVKLLVGERSRFTVVGDDDQSIYSWRGAKPQNLVLLNQDFPALKVVKLEQNYRSTSRILRAANILIANNPHVFEKSLFSELPDGEKLKVLRAKDEDHEAERITGELIAHRFVNGTQYRDYAVLYRGNHQSRLIEKALMQNRVPYKISGGTSFFARAEIKDIMAYLRVLVNPDDDNAFLRIVNTPRREIGPVTLEKLGTYANMRGKSLFEASFELGLEQHLSGRGLENLRRFTQWIVAIADNAERGNTVDAVRALVRDINYEDWLYETSSSGKAAEMRMKNVSDLYSWIVADLEGDNYDKEEKTLKEVVQRLTLRDMMERGEENDDSDAVQLMTLHASKGLEFPYVYLMGTEEGILPHQTSIDEDNVEEERRLMYVGITRAQKELTFTMCKERRQYGELIKPQQSRFLDELPHEDVEWEMVKKPVSQEERMEKGQAHIANIRAMFNKK